The genomic DNA CCAccgctgttgctgctgctgcagcgGGGACACAGGTGAGGACGGCccaatggggagggggaggggaccaCCAACAGTGCTGTCCTTGTCCTTCCCTGGTCCAGCCCCCAGGCCCTAGCCCATCCTGGGACAGTCCTACTGGACCTTGTCCTTCCAAGCCTCCTTCCAGggacccagccccctcctcctgcctgtgctgccttctctcccaggcctggcttctcctcttcctcctcacgtcctgctgccgctgctgcttcTGCCGCTGCCCAGCACATACCACCAGCCCCTCGGGGTGTGGTTTCCCCAGACCAGCCCCCAACAGTGGGACGCAGCCTGATCCCGGCCTTCCTGAGCTCCTGTAAGGTCCAGGAGCCCCCCTCCCTGCAGACACACCCAACTCCCTTTCAacaccccaccctgccctccaACCCATTCTGAGGGGGACCCCGTCTTCCTCTTATCTTAGTCTTTTTTGATTCTCTGGATGCTCTGGGGCTATGCCCAACTTCCTTCCAGTTGAGTCCCAGCCCTGAGGGGTTCTCCAGGTCCCTTCCCTACCCCCTGAACTCTTGAGAGGGTGGACCAGGCTTTCTCAGCCCCCCTGGATACCCTTCTCTACCAGACACCTCTCAGCCTCTGAAAAATAACCTGGCCCCATATCTAACCCTTTAGataccccacccccttctccagcCCCGCTAGGGGGCcccacctctccttccttccccagaaCTCCTGTAGAGTGtggacaccccacccccaggctatTCTTGGCAGCTCTAGGCACTCCCAAGACACCTCTCAGCCTCTTTACAAACTCCTGGCTCTGTAGCCACCCCTTAGATGCACCACCCCCTTTCCTAGATCCACGAAGGGGCTCCAACCCCCTTATCTTCTCCCCAGAAGTCTTGAGAGTTTGGACAAccctcctcacctctctcagttCCTTCAGAATCCCCCTCCAGACACTCTCAGCCTCTTGCAAACACCTCTGGTTCCATTTCTACCCCTCCGGATGCCCCGATCCCCTCTCCAACCCCACTAAGCGGTTCcagtcccttcttccttccctcagaACTCTTGAGAGTGTGGACAACTCCCCAGTGTTTCTTGCTTCATTCTAGACACCCCCAGATACCTCTCAGGCAGTGCTGACCCCTCTAGAATCATCTCAGTCTCTAAACACTCCCTCGGATCCTTTTTGGCACCTCTAGACGCTCCTCTTCTGCTCCTCTCCATGTCCCCTAGCCCCTTCTCACTCCCTCAAGACATCGCCCTGGTCCCTCTTAGACCCTCTACATGTCCCCCAAGCCCTTGCCCATCTCTCTAGGTCCTCCTCCCGGTTCCTCTTGGCCTCTCTAGACACCCCCAGTTTCCTTGTGCGAGTGGCCCAGGGCCTCTCCAAGCCTCCACCATCCTGGAGACAGCCACATTCTCCTAAAGGCCAACCCCTCCCCCACAAGTCTCCGTGGGCCTGGGGCGCGGCAGGATGGCAGCAGGCGTGGCCACATGGCTGCCTTTTGCACGGGCGGCCGCGGTGGGCTGGCTGCCCCTGgcccagcagcccctgccccccgCGCCGGGGGTGAAGGCAACTCGAGGGGATGAGGTTCTGGTGGTGAACGTGAGCGGACGGCGCTTTGAGACCTGGAAGAACACGCTCGACCGCTACCCAGACACTCTGCTGGGCAGTTCAGAAAAGGAATTCTTCTATGACGCCGACTCAGGCGAGTACTTCTTTGATCGCGACCCAGACATGTTCCGGCACGTGCTCAACTTCTACCGCACGGGCCGACTGCACTGCCCACGGCAGGAGTGCATCCAGGCCTTTGACGAAGAGCTGGCCTTCTATGGCCTGGTGCCTGAGCTCGTGGGCGACTGCTGCCTCGAAGAGTACCGGGACCGCAAGAAGGAGAACGCCGAGCGCCTGGCGGAGGACGAGGAGGCCGAGCAGGCTGGGGACGGCCCATCCCTGCCGGCTGGCAGCTCCCTGCGGCAGCAGCTCTGGCGGGCCTTCGAGAACCCACACACGAGCACCGCAGCCCTCGTTTTCTACTACGTTACCGGCTTTTTCATCGCTGTGTCGGTTATCGCCAACGTGGTTGAGACCATTCCGTGCCGCGGCCCTGCACGGCGGCCCCCGAGGGAGCAGCCCTGTGGCGAGCGCTTCCCGCTGGCCTTTTTCTGCATGGACACGGCCTGTGTACTCATATTCACAGGTGAATACCTTCTGCGGCTGTTCGCGGCCCCTAGCCGTTGCCGCTTCCTGCGGAGTGTAATGAGCCTCATCGACGTGGTGGCCATCCTGCCCTACTACATCGGGCTCCTCGTGCCCAAGAACGAAGATGTCTCGGGCGCCTTTGTCACCCTGCGGGTGTTCCGGGTGTTCCGTATCTTCAAGTTCTCCAGGCACTCACAGGGCTTGCGGATTCTGGGCTACACACTCAAGAGCTGTGCCTCTGAGCTGggctttctcctcttttcccttaCCATGGCCATCATCATCTTCGCCACTGTTATGTTTTATGCCGAGAAGGGCACAAACAAGACCAACTTTACTAGCATACCCGCGGCCTTCTGGTATACCATTGTCACCATGACCACACTTGGGTGAGTGCAGACCCTGTGTGGGGAGCTGCCCGATCAGTCAATTACACTcaccttttctgtaaaattaaaaaggtTAGAtaaatgatctctctctctctctctatttgaACTTCAATTTGGTCATCTTTAAAAAGTGAGGGAgttggattaatctccaaatccCTCCCAGCTCTGACAATGCCTTAATTTTCAGGTCAGGAGACTTGGGTTCAACGATGGTCTTAGCTGCACTCTTTCTGTTGACCTTGTTTTCTCTGGGCTAGTTTTCCCCTCTGCAAAATGAGAAATGATGATCACTTCAACATCCAGAGGGGATTCAGTGACATCATGGTTATGAAAGTTATCTGAATGTTTCTGGTGCAGGATAAATAGATATTCGCTTTCTATCACCCCTTTTTCCATCTTGAGGACCCATGTCTCCCAACCCTTTAGATTCATCTGCTGTGTGGGGCACTACCTCTGTGGCTCCGTGATTCCTTGATGTTTCCCCAAAACAAGATATTTtcggcatcattttttttttttactgccagTCCTTGAGAGGAAATGGGATAAACGCATCAAATGAAATCACCAAACTCATGTTGTTCTTAAAGACACTGTCTAGGGCAGATAACTGTGGTCCTTTTCTAAATTCCTATCACTGGGATTAGGTATGCACTTGCTGCTCAGTATCTGTTGAACGGATACATTGGGATTACTCAGGACCTTAGTAGTAGAACAGAAAAATTGATTTGAGGTTTCTAAGAAGTAGAAATTAACTCTGGTTGGAGTTTCAGGATTGTATTGACAAATACTGAGCACTGAGAACAGGTTGGAACTGGGTACTTTGATGTCCTTTTATCCtattcagtcctcacaacaacccaggGAGGATGTCTCATAGTTGAGGACACAGTCAGAGATGATACATCACAGAGCCAGAAATGGCCAAGTTGGAGAGACTTTTAAATGAGTCAAAGTAAAGAAATAAGGAAGAGGcatcctgggggagggggtgggggcaaaGGCCTAGAAGCTGAAGACTGCAGAGGCTGCGTTTCTTTGGAGGGGATCTGATTGGTCCTGTGGTTAGAACAAGAGTATGCTGTGTGATTCTGAGCAAATCAGTTATGGAACCTTGCTGAGcttcactccccccacccccaaccaaacAAGTTGGTAAGATTGGCTCTGCTCCATCTCCATGGGAGGGGGGGTGgtatggaggaagggagggaggagtttCAAGGCTCCCCCCCTATTTTTTAATATGAGGACAGTTTCAAGGCTTCCCCTGGGGGAATAAGATGGGGTGCTACCTAGAGAAGGTAAGACAGACACAAGCAAAACCAACAGAGCACTGCTCCCAGGACTCAGAGCCCCTTAGCTGGTTTGTGGTGGTGGGACTCTCTCTCCGGGAGGCTATATTTACTGCCTCTgacttcctccttcccccctaTGCTTGGTATTAATAGATTTCCAGCTGACTCAGATGCCCGGTGCATGGCTTGGATGGGGGCAGCAGACAGTAGGGGCTGAGGGCCCATTTCTCATTTGACCCCCACTGGTGGCCAGAGAGGTCATTCCCCAATTTTTGCAGAGCAAGAAACTGAGACCAGAGAGTTTGAGTGCCTGGCCAGGGTCGCAGAGTGAGTCAAGTTGGATGGGATGCAGTGGGGGACTGAGGGGTGGGTGGGTATTTTTCTTGACCTTGGCTTACCTCCCCCGGCCCCAGCTACGGAGACATGGTGCCCAGCACCATTGCTGGCAAGATTTTCGGATCCATCTGTTCACTCAGTGGCGTCTTGGTCATTGCTCTGCCTGTGCCAGTCATTGTGTCCAACTTTAGCCGCATCTACCACCAGAACCAGCGTGCTGACAAGCGCCGAGCACAGCAGGTAACTGCACCTTCCATCTGAGTACCTCCTATTCCCCACACCCCAAGCCAGTCTACTCTTATGTTTGCCTACCTGACCTTCtatctcctcctctctctgtaGAAGGTGCGCTTGGCAAGGATCCGGTTGGCAAAGAGTGGTACCACCAACGCCTTCCTGCAGTACAAGCAGAACGGGGGTCTTGAGGTGGAGAGGGGCCTGGATTGGGGTGGGAGGTGAGCAGTGACGGGAGGAGGAAGGTGCTGACCTCATCCCTCTGCTCTATCCACTCCAGGACAGCAGCAGTGGGGAAGAACAGGCGCTGTGTGTCAGGAACCGTTCTGCTTTTGAGCAGCAACATCACCACTTGCTGCATTGTCTAGAGAAGACAACGGTGAGGCCTAATGAGAGGTGGTGTGGCAGAATGAAGGGGGTCCCTTTGCCAGCAAGCCAGCTCCCTCCTGGGATGGGAGGCTCACTACTAATTGTGGAAATCACACAGGGCTTCCCGGAAGAGGCCCCAGTagagctgagccttgaaggatgggcaagggaagggaagagagagcgacttacagaaaggaaggaatggcCTAAGCAAAAGCCTGGGGGTGAGGTCAGCTTCCTTGTGGTGTCCTGTGACCATGCCTCCCTTCTGCCCACAGTGCCATGAGTTCACGGATGAGCTAACCTTCAGTGAGGCCCTGGGCGCTGTCTCGCTGGGTGGCCGCACCAGCCGCAGCACTTCCGTGTCCTCCCAGCCAGTGGGGCCTGGCAGCCTGCTATCCTCTTGCTGCCCCCGCAGAGCCAAGCGCCGTGCCATCCGCCTTGCCAACTCCACTGCCTCGGTCAGCCATGGCAGCATGCAGGAGCTGGACACGCTGGCAGGGCTGCAGAGGAGCCCTGCCCCTCGGAGGTAAGCATGCTGACCTGCTGTGCAACCCCTCTCCCGGGGAAGCTCAGAGCTTGGACCAAGGGGTCTGAGATTTCATGACTCCAGGCCTCCTAGCAAGTCAAGCTCAAACCCAAACTCCTCCATGCTGGAAGCTTGGGCTTATCTTGTCTGGAACtcctcatttttcatttgtactttcaataaacatttattgagcatctcctgTATGCTAGGCACAATTTGGGGCATTTTGGAATTCACTTTAGTTTAGGAGTTTAGTTCAGTTTTGGCAGTGAATAGAACAGACAGAAATCCTGACCTTATGGAACTTCTATTCTAGTGAGATGAgacagttaaaaaacaaatacacagatgATGCAGTGTGTTAAGtgccaaggagaaaaataaatcagggatGGGGGATAGAGAGTGTAGAACAGGGTGTGATGCAGTTTTAACAGTGTGGTCGGGGAAGGTTTTGctgaggtgacatctgagctgagatctgaagaagGAGAGGGAATGAGCCACGTGGATACCTAGAGGgagagctttccaggcagagcAAACAGCCtgtgcagaggccctgaggcaggaatgggTCTGCATGTTAGAGACACAGCCAGGAAGCTTCTGTAAGTAGAGTGGAGTGAGTGAGGGGGAGAGTGGTAGGAGGTAAAATcagaaaggaacagaaaggacCAGATTGTGCAGATCTTACAGTAGACTGTTGTGAGGACTCTGGCACTGCAAGGAGTAAGCACAATAGATAACACTTTTATGTGTGTGCTCATTATGTTGCAGACACTACTCTGAGCATTTTGTatcatttattatcttatttaatctccacaacaTCTCTGTGAGGTAGAAAACATTGTTATTCCCATGCTACAGATGAGAGAAGAGAGGTTTAGAGTGGTTGAGGTGGGATCAGGACTATTTGACTCCAGAGCCCTCACTCTGCACCACCATAATTAAGGGTGCAGGggaagcatttagcacagtgccagggacctagtaggcactcagtaaatgtcatGATCGCCGTGGCAagtattaaaataactttttaagaaCCTTCCGTCTTCCCACCCTTATCCACAGCCGCTCAAGCCTCAATGCCAAGCCCCATGACAGCCTTGACTTGAACTGCGACAGCCGGGACTTCGTGGCTGCCATCATCAGTATCCCCACCCCTCCTGCCAACACCCCAGATGAGAGCCAACCTTCCTCCCCTGGCGGTGGTGGCAGTGGGGCCAGCAGCACCCTCAGGAACTCCAGCCTGGGTACCCCTTGCCTCCTTCCCGAGACTGTCAAGATCTCTTCCCTATGAGGGACGGGCCTGCCCATCCAGAGCGCTCTCCCAATTCCTGGGGGCTCCCTTCCAAAGCCATATTTTGGGGACGCAGAGAAGGGCAGCCTGGGGACCCCTTCTGCCCCCCACTGAGAACTATGCAATGGAGTTTCATGGAATGGCCCACCTGGTGGGGAAATAGCCAGGGAAAGGGAAACTTCCCCCACCCCAGACAGTTTTCCCTGTGGGAGGTGAAGCACTGGGCTTCCTCAGGCCCCCAGCCTCCTTGCCCCAGCACACTGGGACTGGCCCCTCTACCCAAGCGGGCCTCCTGCATGCTCCTCCCCTCAGGAGTTCTGGCCCAAGAAGAAGAGGTGaaacttcctcttctctctggctGAGCTGTGGAGGTTTGGGGGTTCATAGAAGAGAACTCTCACTTCTGATCTGGCCTCTAGAAGAAGTCCCCACCCTCCACCGGGCCCAACAACTCTCAAATTCCGAAGCTTGGAATGCAACCACAGGCTTTATGGGCTGTGGCCTCAGCAGTGACCTTGGTTCAGGGGTCAGGCTGCCTTTCCCAACACACACAGATAGCACAAACACCACCCCCCTTCCCTGGCTGCTGGAAATGGGTCCCCCGCAACCCCGTCCTCCACTGGGCCCCCAGCAAACTCTAGCAATAGCAGCTGCTGCTGTGACATTATGCAAAGCCTCTGCCCAGTTTGCTGCAATATTTACATCTGCCCTAATCATAGGGGCCACCTCTAACtactcctccttctctcttctctggcttGCTTCCTTCCTGGGTTGGGCTGGAGTCTGGACTGGCTGAGATAAAAGCCTGGCAGCTGGCGAGAGCTGGGCTGTGTTTGGAGATCATGGGCTGATTCCATGTTCTTGGGCAGGAGTCCAGAAGTGGCAGGGGCTGAGGCCTGGGTTGTTCCTGAGCTCTGGGAgctggaggaggcaggaggaaCTTCTtgatctcctcctcctcccccacaatGCCTTTTCACAtatccctctctcttctccctcttcgGTCACCTTCAGGAACTCTGTCTGCTCTCAGGCTGAAATCTGGCATCATCTCAGGTTCCCTGTCCCCAGCACTGTCCCTGTGGAGCTGGTGGCTGACAAAGATGTAGTTTCCATCAGTCAATAAAACCTGAGAGGAGAGACAAGGATGAGCACCTCCTGGCTCTGTGGGTTTGGGGGCTGGGTTGGGCTGGAGGGGTTGAAAATACTCCAATTTCAATTCCTTTTAACTAGTAGAAGGGCTGTTAGGGGAAAGGTATGGGAGGTGGATGGTTGCTGGTGTGTTCTGGAAGATGGGGATCtaggagaaatgaaagagggtGGTCGAAGAGGTGAATCTGCAGCCAGTGACGTAGGCTAGGAGGTCCTGAGACATGCCCCATGGACATAATCTGCTCTAGCCCCCTCactcacagatggggaaactgagacccaaagcaGCACACGCTTGGTTAGAggagacttgaacccaggcttCCTGACAGCAAACAGCTCTGAACTGAACCCTGATGAAAAGCATCTCTCAGTTTGGCGAATTCCCCTTCCCTGTGGATGTCCCCTACCTGTATTCTCTCTTCTGGACTACTGGATATACTAGACTAGTGTAACTGAGCTCTGTGGAGCACAGAGAAGACAGACCTTGGATTCAGGTTGACCTGGATTCCAGTCCCTGGGTGAGAGAATCACTTATCTTCTCTTGCCTCAGGTTGCTAATCTGTGAAAtaatcattcatccattcaccaaatatttattaactgcaTATCATGTGCTAGCCCTAGGGgtacaaaaatgggcaaagtagaCATCATCTCTGATCTACAGAGGTGAGCATGGAAGGCAATTAAGCAATTACAATATAGTGTAGTAGAACCAAGATTAGTGGATTACAGAAGCATATAGATGGCAAGAGAACCTAACCTGGCCGAACAATGAGCTGAAGTTAGCCAGGCAAAAGACAAAAGAGTGAAAATgttttaggcagagggaacagcatgtgcaatgGCCTGGAGGTTAGAGCGCCAGCTCAGGGCCTTGGGAAACTGAAGGGGTTCAGCACAGCTAGTGAGGAGAGTGTGAGACTGTGACGAGGGTGAGGATGTAGAAGTAGGCCAGATCACAAAAGGCCTTTGAAGCTATGATACAGATGTGGACTTCATCCTAAGGATAATGGGGACCTCTGAAGGCTTATAAACAGGAAAGTCATCGCTAGTTTTGTATTTCAGAAGGATTATTCTGGCTGTGGGGAGTGGGTTATAACCAGTCCTGGAGGGAGGAAGAACAGTGAGGAGGCTTTTGCAGTTGCCGAGTTGGCAGGTGATAGTGGCTTAGACGGGATAGTAGCAGTAAGAGTTGGAAAGTCAAGAGATTTCAGAGATAGGACTGGCAAGATTTAGGATTGACAGGTATGTGGGAGTTGAGGAAGAGGGAGCAGTCAGGGTTGACTCCCAGGTTTCTGCCTTGGGCAAAGGCTGGAGGGGGTGCCATTCATTCACTGTCAAAGGGAACATCAAAGCTGTTGAGCACACAGTAacaggcacatagtaagtacttggTGAAGGTTAACTACAATTATTATCATAAGTTCAGTTTTAGATGTGTAGTGCTGGACAAATATTGAGTAGGGAGTGGGATACATGGATCAAGTGAGATGGTCCTGAGAAGATTCAATGTGATAATGTACACAGGCATTTGGCACAGTGTCCTAAACACAGTAAGCCCAGTAAACGTGAGTCTTCTCCTCCCATTAAATCTCAAGAGCAGAAAACACCACCATAGTCTGTTTATTACCAACACCCTTCAGGAAAGAACTTCAACTAGGGTTGGCATCTGAAGGGAGACGTTTAGGTGGCACTCAGAAGAGCTTTCTGATGGCCTGTATATGGCTTGGCTCTTAAGACTGGCAGGGAGCCCTCACCTCTCACAACAACTTCTCGGTTCATGAGCTCATCTCAACTCCATAACTACTCCCTGAGGTAGTCTGGGCAGGCATTATCATTCCCGTTTTACACATGGGTAACCTCAAATTTGAGACACAATGACCTCCTCAAGGTCATACAGTTGGTAATGGTCCACCGTGCCTGGGACTGAGGTcttcctgactccaaagcctgggaTTCTTTCCACTGCACTGCAGTGCAGactaatttattgagcacttactagatGCCAGGCACAGCACCAGACGCTTTGCAAGCATTAACTTCTGATCCTTAAATTGGGATTatcattgccattttacagagaagtagAAATTGAGGATGGGGTGGGTGTTAAATGACTTGCCAGATATCACTCAGAAGGGGCACAGCTAGGATTAGCTTGTAGCTCTCCATCCGTTCAGTAGCAGGAATTTTACCAACCTTATTGCGAGACACCGGTTGCTGACAGAGCTGGTTTACAAACTTTGCTCGATTCAGGTAAACACCATTGGGGGGActtgtgggggtggggaaaggctgTGCCGCGCCTGCGCGCTAGCCACAGGGGCGGGGAGGTCAACATGAGGGCAGCGGTGCGCCGGTGCCAGAGTGGGCGTGTCTGCTTCCCAAACACCCACTGTCCCAATGGTGCATGTCTGTCCCAAGGTTGGCCCGTTCGACTTGAGTGGTGGCATGTCTTAACCAATCACTGCAGAACCCGGCCTGTTGCCAGGGTGAAGCTGTGCCCGCCTCTCTACCGGAGGCGGATTTCTGGTGGGTGGAAACGGAAGTGATGCTTCAGGGGCTAGCTAACCTCTGGGAGTGTTGATATTTTCCAGTCAGTCCGGCTGACTGGGGCCAAGTTGGAAGCCCAGAAGGGAGGCGATTTAAAAACTCGTGCACGGGGCAGGCCACGCTGTCCTGTTGCAGTGCCCCCGCCTGCGAGTCAGAGCCTCGGGGAGACAAGAGCACGACGGGACGAAGAGGAAAGGCAAGGAACAAGGGTGCCGACTTTGACTGAAATCTGAGacagagggcaggggagggcgATCGTTCGCTTCTGATTGGCTCGTGGGCATCATCGAGGACCCACGCAACCGCTTCGATTGGTTGGTGCCCTCAATTGTTGTGGCGGCGGCGAAGATTTTGCCCACGTACTTCCGAGCGAGAGGCGGGGCTGCGCCCCGGCGCGCCTGCGCAACGCCCCGGGCCCCACCCGGTAGTTCAAGAACCTGCGAGGGGGCGGGGCGAAGAGGTGCTTGTTTTGGTTCTGTTTCCTTTGAAGCCGAAGGCCGGAACGAGCATAGCAATAAACTTGCTGGGCT from Lagenorhynchus albirostris chromosome X, mLagAlb1.1, whole genome shotgun sequence includes the following:
- the KCND1 gene encoding potassium voltage-gated channel subfamily D member 1; translated protein: MAAGVATWLPFARAAAVGWLPLAQQPLPPAPGVKATRGDEVLVVNVSGRRFETWKNTLDRYPDTLLGSSEKEFFYDADSGEYFFDRDPDMFRHVLNFYRTGRLHCPRQECIQAFDEELAFYGLVPELVGDCCLEEYRDRKKENAERLAEDEEAEQAGDGPSLPAGSSLRQQLWRAFENPHTSTAALVFYYVTGFFIAVSVIANVVETIPCRGPARRPPREQPCGERFPLAFFCMDTACVLIFTGEYLLRLFAAPSRCRFLRSVMSLIDVVAILPYYIGLLVPKNEDVSGAFVTLRVFRVFRIFKFSRHSQGLRILGYTLKSCASELGFLLFSLTMAIIIFATVMFYAEKGTNKTNFTSIPAAFWYTIVTMTTLGYGDMVPSTIAGKIFGSICSLSGVLVIALPVPVIVSNFSRIYHQNQRADKRRAQQKVRLARIRLAKSGTTNAFLQYKQNGGLEDSSSGEEQALCVRNRSAFEQQHHHLLHCLEKTTCHEFTDELTFSEALGAVSLGGRTSRSTSVSSQPVGPGSLLSSCCPRRAKRRAIRLANSTASVSHGSMQELDTLAGLQRSPAPRSRSSLNAKPHDSLDLNCDSRDFVAAIISIPTPPANTPDESQPSSPGGGGSGASSTLRNSSLGTPCLLPETVKISSL